Proteins encoded in a region of the Quercus lobata isolate SW786 chromosome 8, ValleyOak3.0 Primary Assembly, whole genome shotgun sequence genome:
- the LOC115956229 gene encoding receptor-like protein Cf-9 homolog: MESWKEGTDCCSWDGVTCDRMKRDVIGLDLSCSWLCGTIPFNSSLFLLPHLQWLNLASNNFNYSSISSRFGQFARLKHLDLSHSMFSGKVPLEISQLSQLASLDLSDYNSYLKLEASVVKRLVQNLTKLRELHLENVEMSTISLGSFMNLSSALTSNCLLRGKLPDHIFRLPNLRKLILTDYPELTWSFPMVNWSTTLRFLDVSRTIYSGELPKSIGKMKFIQHLFMSECEIGNLTQLIDLDLSINNFGGEMPLSISNLFVLSYFDLRSNNIHALPIWLGNLTRVTEIFFGTNNFPGQIPSSLSNLKNLTFLGLRYNNIGGRIPNCFANVTKLTAIHLSYNQLTGQFAEFQFSDSLEFLSLDNLVNLSFLDISSNDLNGTVGFNMFKKLKTLLYLNFRANLLHGEIPSSICNVTSIEILDISYNNLSGTIPSCLGSFSNSLVVMDLRRNNFYGTMPGLKHLQRLMGPIPQGKQFGTFQNNAYSGNLGLCGFPLSKNCGINERPPPPIFQEDNAPMFMSGFGWEAVLLGYGCGLVLE; encoded by the exons ATGGAGTCCTGGAAGGAGGGAACTGATTGCTGCTCATGGGATGGTGTTACATGTGATAGGATGAAAAGAGATGTGATAGGCCTTGACCTCAGTTGTAGCTGGCTTTGTGGCACCATTCCTTTCAACAGTAGCCTCTTTCTTCTCCCTCACCTGCAATGGCTCAACCTCGCTTCAAACAATTTTAACTATTCCTCCATTTCATCTAGGTTTGGCCAGTTTGCAAGATTGAAACACCTTGACCTTTCTCACTCCATGTTTTCTGGCAAAGTCCCACTTGAAATATCTCAACTCTCCCAACTCGCCTCACTAGATCTCTCTGACTACAATAGCTATCTCAAACTCGAAGCATCTGTTGTGAAGAGGCTTGTCCAAAATCTGACCAAGCTAAGAGAACTTCATCTTGAGAATGTTGAGATGTCCACTATTTCTCTTGGTTCTTTCATGAATCTATCTTCTGCTTTGACATCCAATTGTTTATTGCGCGGGAAGCTACCTGATCACATTTTCCGACTACCAAACCTGCGTAAGCTTATTCTAACAGATTATCCTGAACTCACATGGTCTTTTCCAATGGTAAATTGGAGCACAACACTAAGGTTTTTGGATGTCTCTCGCACAATTTACTCAGGAGAGTTACCAAAATCAATTGGCAAAATGAAATTCATACAACATTTGTTTATGAGTGAATGCGAGATTGGCAACCTTACACAActcattgatttggatttatCAATTAACAATTTTGGTGGTGAGATGCCATTATCAATTTCAAATCTCTTTGTACTCTCCTACTTCGACCTACGATCCAATAATATTCATG CATTACCAATATGGCTTGGGAATCTCACGAGAGTTACTGAGATTTTCTTTGGTACTAACAACTTTCCGGGCCAAATCCCATCATCACTTTCAAACCTAAAGAATCTCACTTTTCTTGGCCTCAGATATAACAACATTGGAGGCAGGATTCCCAATTGTTTTGCCAACGTCACAAAACTCACCGCAATTCACTTGTCTTACAACCAGCTCACTGGTCAATTTGCTGAATTTCAATTTAGCGATTCACTGGAGTTTCTCTCATTAGATAATCTTGTCAACCTTTCATTTCTTGATATTTCATCAAATGACTTGAATGGCACTGTGGGCTTTAATATGttcaaaaagctcaaaacaCTTCTATATTTGAACTTCCGTGCCAATCTACTACATGGGGAAATCCCATCTTCGATTTGCAATGTAACTTCCATTGAAATCTTAGACATCTCTTACAACAATTTGAGTGGTACAATTCCTTCATGTTTGGGAAGCTTCAGTAATTCTCTTGTAGTCATGGATTTGAGAAGGAATAACTTCTATGGCACCATGCCTGGCCTGAAACATTTGCAGAGG CTTATGGGACCCATACCACAAGGAAAACAATTTGGAACATTTCAAAACAACGCATATAGTGGAAACTTGGGATTGTGTGGATTTCCATTGTCAAAAAATTGTGGCATCAATGAGCGGCCACCACCACCAATATTCCAAGAGGACAACGCTCCAATGTTTATGAGTGGATTTGGTTGGGAGGCTGTGTTATTAGGGTATGGATGTGGACTGGTTCTGGAATAG